A region from the Malus domestica chromosome 07, GDT2T_hap1 genome encodes:
- the LOC103438844 gene encoding beta-D-glucosyl crocetin beta-1,6-glucosyltransferase-like — MDSVQQRKTSVLMLPWLAHGHISPFLELSKKLTSRGNFHIFFCSTPVNLNSIKPKLPQKYSHCIELVELHLPYDELPELPPHYHTTNGLPPHLMPTLKKAFDMASENFSNILKTLKPDLLIYDFLQPWAPFRALSKNIPAVQFYPSCAAMASFGNHRRCKSPSARFPFPSIYLRDYELMKFNNLGKSPSNGLSDGERVQKCTEQSCKIILIKTSREIEAKYIDYLCGLLGKVIVPVGSLVQEPLDGEGEETEIIKWLNTRERSSVVFVSFGTEYFLSKEEIQEIALGLELSNVCFIWVIRFPVGETTKIEELLPEGFMERVGERGMVVEGWAPQAKILQHSSIGGFVSHCGWSSVMESIKFCVPIIAIPMHLDQPLNARLVEEVGVGLEVRRTGSGSLEREEVAKVITEVLVEKIGQILKGKAMELSENMKNKEDEEMDGVVEELRQLCRTRESSST; from the coding sequence ATGGATTCTGTTCAGCAAAGAAAAACTAGTGTTCTCATGCTTCCATGGCTTGCTCATGGCCACATATCTCCATTCCTAGAGCTATCCAAGAAGCTGACCTCTAGGGGGAATTTTCACATCTTCTTTTGCTCCACACCTGTAAATCTCAACTCCATCAAACCAAAACTCCCTCAAAAATACTCTCACTGCATTGAGCTTGTGGAACTCCATCTTCCATACGATGAGTTGCCTGAACTGCCACCTCACTACCACACTACCAATGGCCTCCCACCCCATCTCATGCCCACTCTCAAAAAGGCCTTTGACATGGCCAGCGAGAACTTCTCCAACATcctcaaaaccctaaaaccagATTTGCTCATTTATGACTTTCTTCAACCATGGGCACCCTTTAGAGCATTGTCAAAAAATATTCCAGCAGTCCAGTTCTACCCTAGCTGTGCTGCCATGGCTTCATTTGGTAATCATCGCCGTTGTAAATCCCCTAGTGCCAGATTTCCTTTTCCTTCAATCTATCTTCGGGATTATGAGTTAATGAAGTTCAACAATTTGGGAAAATCTCCATCAAATGGCCTCAGCGATGGAGAGCGTGTACAGAAATGCACCGAACAATCTTGTAAGATCATTTTGATAAAGACTTCTAGAGAGATCGAAGCAAAATATATCGATTATCTCTGTGGTTTATTGGGGAAGGTGATTGTGCCTGTTGGTTCACTGGTTCAAGAGCCTTTAGATGGAGAAGGAGAGGAAACAGAAATCATAAAATGGCTAAACACTAGAGAAAGATCTTCGGTCGTGTTTGTTTCCTTTGGGACTGAGTACTTTTTGTCCAAGGAGGAAATACAAGAGATAGCTCTTGGGTTAGAGCTCAGCAACGTTTGTTTTATTTGGGTTATTAGGTTTCCTGTGGGCGAGACAACTAAAATTGAAGAGTTATTGCCAGAAGGGTTTATGGAGAGAGTGGGAGAGAGGGGAATGGTAGTGGAGGGTTGGGCTCCACAAGCAAAGATATTGCAGCATTCTAGTATTGGCGGGTTTGTGAGTCACTGTGGATGGAGCTCTGTTATGGAGAGTATCAAGTTTTGTGTTCCAATTATAGCCATCCCTATGCATCTGGACCAGCCTCTGAACGCTAGATTGGTAGAGGAAGTCGGTGTCGGTCTGGAGGTTCGGAGAACTGGAAGTGGCAGCCTCGAACGAGAAGAGGTAGCAAAGGTGATCACAGAAGTTTTGGTGGAGAAAATAGGACAGATTTTGAAAGGAAAGGCAATGGAATTGAGTGAaaacatgaagaacaaagaggatGAAGAGATGGATGGGGTGGTGGAGGAGTTGAGGCAACTCTGTAGGACAAGGGAATCAAGTAGCACATAG
- the LOC103438845 gene encoding uncharacterized protein → MHNSNQDSQDQRSNSVMEDSTAMTIEFLRARLLSERSVARSARQRVDELEKMVEEMEEQLKIVSLQRKMAEKATADVLAILENQGGSDISEEFDSSSDQETHQESKVGNNLTNEEESFVISKARRNEQEELSGSDADSSLIPGRSLSWKGRIESPRSREKYKDLSTRRRSNFSSMGSSSPRHHLGKSCRQIKHKETRSDKFDSQQNGVSASSEGLSNGLYSGHEKVRESSEFREGNDALSGTIENQRNRDLDFSGHGRDKDMEEALEHQAQLICQNEEMEKAQREWEEKFRENNTSTPDSCDPGNHSDITKERDEIKVQTPSPARVAAAQAQESKLAAKIQSNGFLPASHIDTGGLQDKLNRSSAASSQVQEFAFPTANGKQNQESPENYARHTSRGSHPDLLLHQSAHKHTSDASSSDTGNGFNKGSASGSRNDLYALVPHDSQDKLGGVLDALKQARLSLQQTMTRLPLVNGTSPQKSIESPIPAAKTVDRVETPVGFAGLFRLPTDFAVEEAATHNSYFGSSLPSARHFPQIRDSATPDLFVTSPYVETRPTFSTNTADRFVTSQYIEPRPTLSTNAADRFVTSQYIEPRPTFSTSVADRFAINPYVETRSNFPANAADLFPSSPYADTRSNFPAENRFPSGLYAESGSRVSPPLPHLDPYFDKGLPSSRFTNPPYPSYPSVPDPTPWITSGETLTRALPRRPVGAPTDGYSFYDHIRPSMYR, encoded by the exons ATGCACAATTCTAATCAGGACTCGCAAGATCAGAG GAGTAATTCCGTCATGGAGGATTCCACTGCAATGACTATTGAGTTTCTTCGGGCACGGTTGCTGTCCGAGAGGTCCGTTGCAAGAAGTGCAAGACAGAGAGTTGATGAGCTGGAAAAAATG gTAGAAGAAATGGAGGAACAACTTAAGATTGTTTCTCTTCAAAGAAAAATGGCTGAGAAAGCCACAGCAGATGTTCTTGCCATTTTGGAGAACCAAGGAGGAAGTGACATTTCCGAGGAATTTGATTCCAGTTCTGATCAGGAAACACACCAGGAATCCAAAGTGGGTAATAACTtgacaaatgaagaagaaagcttTGTAATTTCGAAGGCGAGAAGAAATGAACAGGAGGAACTTTCGGGTTCTGATGCTGATTCTTCTCTAATACCTGGTAGAAGCTTGTCTTGGAAAGGGCGCATTGAATCTCCACGTTCACGGGAAAAGTATAAAGATCTATCCACAAGAAGACGTAGCAATTTTTCATCCATGGGTTCTAGTTCTCCAAGACATCACCTTGGAAAATCCTGCCGCCAGATAAAGCACAAGGAAACAAG ATCAGACAAGTTTGAttctcaacaaaatggtgtttcTGCTTCTTCAGAAGGGCTTTCAAATGGCCTGTACAGTGGGCATGAGAAAGTGAGAGAAAGTTCTGAATTCCGAGAAGGGAATGATGCACTCTCAGGGACCAtagaaaatcaaagaaatagGGACCTGGATTTCAGCGGGCATGGAAGAGACAAAGATATGGAAGAAGCACTAGAACATCAGGCGCAACTTATTTGTCAAAATGAAGAGATGGAGAAGGCTCAAAGAGAATGGGAAGAGAAGTTTAGAGAAAATAACACCAGTACACCG GATTCATGCGACCCTGGGAACCATTCAGATATCACCAAGGAAAGAgatgagataaaggtacaaacGCCATCTCCTGCCAGGGTGGCTGCTGCCCAAGCTCAAGAGTCAAAGTTAGCAGCCAAAATTCAATCAAACGGTTTTCTACCAGCTTCACATATAGATACCGGAGGGTTGCAGGATAAGCTGAATAGAAGCTCTGCTGCTTCCTCACAGGTTCAAGAATTTGCATTCCCTACTGCAAATGGAAAGCAAAATCAAGAGAGCCCAGAAAATTATGCTCGGCACACTTCACGTGGCTCCCACCCTGACCTACTTCTGCATCAATCGGCCCACAAACATACATCAGATGCCTCTTCTTCTGATACAGGCAATGGTTTTAATAAAGGAAGTGCTTCAGGGAGCAGAAACGACCTATATGCATTGGTGCCTCATGACTCGCAGGATAAGTTAGGTGGTGTGCTGGATGCACTTAAACAAGCAAGGCTATCACTGCAACAGACGATGACTAGATTGCCGCTAGTAAATGGTACATCTCCACAGAAGTCCATAGAATCACCTATTCCCGCTGCGAAAACTGTAGACAGAGTAGAGACTCCTGTTGGGTTTGCTGGGCTTTTCAGACTACCAACTGATTTTGCAGTTGAAGAAGCTGCAACTCACAATAGCTACTTTGGTTCTAGCTTACCGTCTGCAAGGCATTTTCCTCAAATTAGGGATTCAGCAACTCCTGATCTCTTTGTCACAAGCCCTTATGTTGAGACTAGACCAACCTTCTCTACCAACACTGCTGATCGATTCGTCACCAGTCAATACATCGAGCCCAGACCTACCCTTTCAACTAATGCTGCTGATCGATTCGTCACCAGTCAATACATTGAGCCCAGACCAACTTTTTCTACTAGTGTTGCTGATCGGTTCGCCATCAATCCTTATGTTGAGACTAGATCAAATTTTCCTGCTAATGCTGCTGATCTATTTCCCAGTAGCCCTTACGCCGATACTAGATCAAATTTTCCAGCTGAAAACAGATTTCCGAGTGGGCTTTATGCAGAATCTGGGTCAAGAGTTTCTCCTCCGCTGCCACACCTTGATCCTTACTTTGATAAGGGTCTACCCTCGTCGAGATTTACCAATCCTCCCTATCCCAGCTATCCCTCTGTTCCAGACCCGACACCCTGGATAACCTCCGGTGAAACATTAACGAGAGCCCTACCAAGAAGGCCAGTTGGGGCACCAACAGATGGTTATTCGTTCTACGATCACATTCGACCCAGTATGTACAGATAG